Proteins from a single region of Caloramator sp. E03:
- a CDS encoding ABC transporter permease — translation MNLMESTISALRNIKTNKMRSLLTMLGIIIGISSVITIVSLGQGAKKYITGQFESIGTNVINVQVKSMDKDVESSDYFTLDDAKILKEKISNIDFVVPFTEGFGRLKSESKSKQAQIIGTNEYYPKISNLEILYGRFLNDHDIQTQKNVAVIDDLSVKKLFKTQNPVGKQIKINIQNNSLNVTIIGVVKNPSGNMAAAFGDNFPGFVFLPITISDRIMVNTDISQMSVMLKDMTNSTETASQITRLLEIRHRSTGKYAASEGFKELDMINNILNTLTLVIGAIAAISLIVGGIGVMNIMLVSVTERTREIGIRKAIGAKQKDIRIQFLTESLILCLMGGIIGMILGVLFGRIAGSLIHVTAVISVQVVLIAFLFSSAVGIFFGLYPADKAAKLDPIEALRYE, via the coding sequence ATGAACTTAATGGAAAGTACAATATCTGCACTAAGAAATATCAAAACAAACAAGATGCGCTCTCTTTTAACTATGCTTGGGATAATAATTGGTATTTCATCAGTTATAACAATAGTTTCATTAGGGCAAGGAGCAAAAAAGTATATTACAGGCCAGTTTGAAAGTATTGGTACAAACGTTATAAATGTTCAAGTAAAGTCAATGGATAAAGATGTTGAATCAAGCGACTATTTCACCCTTGATGATGCAAAAATATTAAAAGAAAAAATTTCAAATATTGATTTTGTTGTACCCTTTACCGAAGGTTTTGGAAGGCTAAAGTCTGAAAGTAAATCAAAACAGGCCCAAATAATTGGAACCAATGAATATTACCCAAAAATTTCAAATCTTGAAATACTTTACGGAAGATTTTTAAACGACCACGACATACAGACTCAGAAAAATGTTGCAGTTATTGACGATTTATCTGTAAAAAAACTATTTAAAACCCAAAACCCTGTTGGAAAGCAGATTAAAATAAATATACAAAATAACAGTCTCAATGTAACAATAATAGGCGTTGTAAAAAATCCAAGCGGTAACATGGCAGCAGCCTTTGGAGATAACTTCCCAGGGTTTGTGTTTTTACCAATAACAATATCTGACAGGATAATGGTTAATACGGATATTAGTCAAATGTCTGTAATGCTTAAGGATATGACAAATTCAACTGAAACTGCATCCCAAATAACAAGGCTTCTTGAAATAAGACACAGAAGCACTGGGAAATATGCAGCATCAGAAGGGTTTAAAGAGCTTGATATGATTAATAACATATTAAATACCTTGACACTTGTAATAGGTGCAATAGCTGCTATATCGTTAATTGTCGGCGGTATTGGCGTTATGAACATAATGCTTGTATCTGTTACGGAAAGGACAAGGGAGATTGGCATAAGGAAAGCAATAGGTGCAAAGCAAAAGGATATAAGGATACAGTTTTTAACAGAATCTCTCATCCTATGCCTTATGGGAGGAATTATAGGAATGATACTTGGGGTTTTATTTGGAAGGATTGCAGGAAGCCTTATACATGTAACGGCAGTAATATCAGTTCAAGTGGTTTTAATAGCATTCCTTTTCTCCTCAGCCGTTGGAATATTCTTTGGACTATACCCTGCTGATAAAGCAGCAAAGCTTGACCCGATTGAAGCACTAAGATATGAATAA
- a CDS encoding TolC family protein, whose product MNNKYKYHKKILTIIIITIIVLGNFNIINAKEQVLNINEACDLALQNSSALKILQLNIEHLQLIVDQANEASKLADQRLKINDRFLELYYKKQKNELTDPSDIQEYNSYVSMYGKPLIGEDQKFQFIQMKTITPLEAKYSVYSAQNNIKINENTIKYSIMQSYCNLLNLKDSIEINNMNYKIKEENYKIAQLKYKYNLISSTEFKKIEGEYTKAKLTLDILNNNYNLQLKSFNRQLGIPINNITSIVDIEFDSKIDSIDKYIEETLINNMDIKNALEKLKNKNYIYDIVYDSFSDENNYNIQNALYEKNQAEHDLYNQKISKQINIKMAYQDIQKKFLDYKTAQDSYNNSLKKYNEGLMQYKLNKISNTDLKSLELLLKQAEIQINNVKRDIWLKIKKLEFLSHEGLNIN is encoded by the coding sequence ATGAATAATAAATACAAATATCACAAAAAAATATTGACAATAATTATAATAACAATTATAGTTCTTGGAAATTTTAATATAATAAATGCCAAAGAACAAGTATTAAATATTAATGAGGCATGTGATTTAGCTTTGCAAAATTCTTCAGCATTAAAAATTCTCCAATTAAATATTGAACATTTACAACTAATCGTTGATCAAGCTAATGAAGCTTCTAAATTAGCAGATCAGAGATTAAAAATCAATGATAGATTTTTAGAATTATATTACAAAAAGCAAAAAAATGAACTTACTGATCCGAGTGATATTCAAGAATATAACAGCTATGTTTCAATGTATGGGAAGCCCTTAATTGGTGAAGATCAGAAGTTTCAATTTATTCAAATGAAAACAATAACTCCTTTAGAAGCAAAATATTCTGTTTATTCGGCTCAAAATAATATTAAAATTAATGAAAATACAATAAAATATTCAATTATGCAGAGTTATTGCAATTTATTAAATTTAAAAGATTCAATAGAAATTAATAATATGAATTATAAGATAAAAGAAGAAAATTATAAAATAGCTCAGCTAAAATATAAATATAATCTTATTTCAAGTACTGAATTTAAAAAAATTGAAGGTGAATATACAAAGGCAAAATTAACATTAGATATATTAAATAATAATTATAATTTACAATTAAAATCATTTAATAGGCAATTAGGTATACCTATTAATAATATTACATCTATTGTAGATATAGAATTTGATTCTAAAATAGATTCTATAGATAAATACATAGAAGAAACTCTTATAAATAACATGGATATAAAAAATGCTTTAGAAAAATTAAAAAACAAAAACTATATTTATGATATAGTTTATGATTCTTTTTCTGATGAAAATAATTACAATATTCAAAATGCATTATACGAAAAAAATCAGGCAGAACATGATTTATATAACCAAAAAATAAGCAAACAAATTAATATTAAAATGGCTTATCAGGATATACAGAAAAAATTTCTCGACTATAAAACAGCACAAGATTCTTATAATAATTCACTAAAAAAGTATAATGAAGGATTAATGCAATATAAATTAAATAAAATTTCTAATACAGATTTAAAATCTCTAGAATTATTATTAAAGCAAGCAGAAATACAAATAAATAATGTTAAGAGAGATATATGGTTAAAAATTAAAAAATTAGAATTCCTATCACATGAAGGTTTAAATATAAATTAA
- a CDS encoding IS256 family transposase has product MSLLSKAQLKEFIKENNITSVAGIQSTLKELFKDVLEEMLQAELDTTLGYEKYDVKNKQTDNSRNGFSKKTIKTEFGEMEIDVPRDRNGEFEPKIVPKNKTDISGIEDKIISLYARGMSTRDIQDQIKDLYGIDISPELVSKITDRIIPEVKEWQSRPLEKIYSFIFMDAIHYKVREEGRILNRAAYVVLGVNIEGYKEVLGIWIGENESSRFWLGVLNDLKGRGVEDVLVFCVDGLTGMKEAIQAAYPKSEIQRCIIHQLRNSFKYVSYKHLKEFTKDFKNVYNALNEEVAKEKLKEVEQKWGSQYPYAIKSWENNWDVISPFFKFPDEIRKIMYTTNIIESLHRQFRKVTKTKTIFPTDLSLEKMLYLSVKNIDKKWTQRYRNWDMVINQLMIIYPGRI; this is encoded by the coding sequence ATGTCACTTTTATCAAAAGCACAACTAAAAGAATTTATTAAAGAAAATAACATCACAAGTGTAGCTGGAATCCAATCTACCCTTAAAGAATTATTTAAAGATGTCTTAGAAGAAATGCTTCAAGCGGAGCTTGATACAACTTTAGGCTATGAAAAATATGATGTAAAAAATAAGCAAACCGATAACAGCAGAAATGGATTTTCTAAAAAAACAATTAAAACTGAATTTGGTGAAATGGAAATCGATGTCCCAAGAGACAGAAATGGCGAATTTGAGCCTAAAATTGTTCCTAAAAATAAAACAGATATCTCTGGAATTGAAGATAAGATAATATCCCTTTATGCTAGAGGAATGAGCACAAGAGATATACAGGATCAAATTAAAGATCTCTATGGCATAGATATATCACCAGAGCTTGTTAGTAAAATTACAGATCGTATTATTCCAGAAGTTAAGGAATGGCAAAGTAGACCTTTAGAAAAAATTTATTCCTTTATATTTATGGATGCTATACACTATAAAGTAAGAGAAGAAGGACGTATTCTTAATCGTGCAGCTTATGTTGTTCTTGGGGTTAACATTGAGGGATATAAAGAAGTTCTTGGTATATGGATAGGAGAAAATGAATCATCAAGATTCTGGCTTGGAGTCCTTAACGACCTTAAGGGCAGGGGTGTAGAAGATGTTCTGGTTTTCTGTGTTGATGGTCTCACTGGAATGAAAGAAGCTATACAAGCAGCTTATCCAAAGTCAGAAATACAAAGGTGCATAATACATCAATTGAGAAATTCATTTAAATATGTTTCATACAAACATCTTAAAGAGTTTACAAAAGACTTTAAAAATGTATATAACGCATTGAATGAGGAGGTAGCTAAAGAAAAACTTAAGGAAGTAGAACAGAAATGGGGCTCTCAATATCCATATGCAATTAAGAGTTGGGAAAACAACTGGGATGTAATATCACCTTTCTTTAAATTCCCTGATGAAATAAGAAAAATCATGTATACTACAAACATAATAGAAAGTCTACACAGGCAGTTTAGAAAAGTAACTAAGACAAAAACTATATTCCCCACAGATTTGTCATTAGAAAAAATGCTTTATCTATCGGTTAAAAATATAGATAAGAAGTGGACTCAAAGGTATAGAAACTGGGATATGGTAATCAATCAGCTTATGATAATATATCCGGGAAGAATATAG
- a CDS encoding ABC transporter ATP-binding protein has product MIIDIQNLKKVYDTGKIQVEALKGINLSINEKEYVAIMGPSGSGKSTFMNILGCLDRLTEGKYYLDGEDVSSLDNNKLAEIRNKKIGFVFQAFNLLPRLTALENVELPMVYAGIPSHVRVKRAKSALMKVGLEDRMHHRPNELSGGQKQRVAIARALVNDPAIILADEPTGNLDTKSSEEIMGIFETLNNEGVTIVMVTHEPDIAAHTKRIVLFRDGSVISDKEVLNRTIIGGHQK; this is encoded by the coding sequence ATGATAATAGATATTCAAAATTTGAAAAAAGTTTATGATACCGGTAAAATTCAAGTTGAAGCACTAAAAGGCATTAACCTTAGTATTAATGAAAAAGAATATGTTGCAATAATGGGGCCATCTGGTTCAGGCAAGTCAACATTTATGAATATTTTAGGATGCCTTGATAGATTAACAGAAGGAAAATATTATCTTGATGGTGAAGATGTATCTTCCCTTGATAATAATAAACTTGCAGAAATACGAAATAAAAAAATAGGTTTTGTTTTTCAGGCTTTTAATCTTCTACCAAGGCTTACTGCTCTTGAAAACGTAGAGCTTCCTATGGTATATGCCGGTATCCCCTCCCACGTGAGAGTAAAAAGAGCAAAATCAGCTTTAATGAAAGTAGGTCTTGAAGACAGAATGCATCATAGGCCAAATGAGCTCTCCGGTGGTCAAAAACAAAGGGTTGCTATTGCAAGGGCTCTTGTTAATGACCCTGCAATAATACTTGCCGATGAGCCAACCGGAAACCTTGATACAAAATCCAGCGAAGAAATAATGGGGATATTTGAAACTTTAAATAATGAAGGAGTTACAATCGTTATGGTAACCCACGAACCAGACATAGCAGCCCATACTAAGCGTATTGTTTTGTTTAGGGATGGAAGTGTTATTTCTGATAAAGAGGTTTTAAATAGAACTATAATAGGAGGGCATCAAAAATGA
- a CDS encoding Ig-like domain-containing protein has translation MNKKNNKLLNISYFVILLIFSFTFLVYANTTNQSANLKVSSSNLSSNFSVDGAIQIYFNKDIQEGEKYNDIELDLNLADSKTKIEISKKISGKILIVQPINKLEYEKQYSLILPSGSIKDKDGNIFSDDVVLNFATQKDNISPVIKGISPANNSTNVNVYTNIIMTFSEPILITDSSKFDDIILKNSSGDDVAINIDVNNDTIVIKPTNPLKYNTSYTIFIKSGAIKDKNGNVLKTSITSKFTTTEHTPPKIVNTTPKDGEKGIQTNAVIKVIFDENIRKSSRYDAITLKTTKVSGGKYIDINVPIDKTISGNTLIIKPLNDLSQYSKYYYTIPAGAVEDLNGNTYEGTRNYKFTTTKDNISPVLKSILPVNAAKNVSVTSNITISYNENIYKSSRFSDIVLKTSNNKVVSTKIQIINNSLVIVPVNKLDYNTTYFIIIPSKALKDAANNQVITSYKYSFTTEKDTEKPFVKSVTIDKYNNILSIVFNENIVKSTNFNKLLLKDSTGNIIKFEYKISGDILNLKFIEKNISQDNISVFIPSSSVKDSVGNEIEKDFNAMFFIN, from the coding sequence ATGAATAAAAAAAATAACAAGCTATTAAATATATCTTATTTTGTTATATTATTGATATTTTCATTTACATTTTTGGTTTATGCAAATACTACAAATCAAAGTGCTAATTTGAAAGTATCAAGTTCAAATTTAAGCAGTAACTTTTCGGTTGATGGAGCTATCCAGATATATTTTAATAAGGATATACAAGAAGGAGAAAAATATAACGATATTGAACTGGATTTAAATTTAGCAGATTCAAAAACAAAGATAGAAATTTCCAAAAAAATATCAGGGAAAATTTTAATCGTACAGCCTATTAATAAACTTGAATATGAAAAACAATATTCTTTAATATTACCATCGGGTTCTATAAAGGATAAGGATGGAAATATATTTAGCGATGATGTGGTATTAAATTTTGCAACACAAAAGGATAATATATCTCCTGTTATTAAAGGAATAAGCCCTGCTAATAATAGTACTAATGTAAATGTATATACTAACATTATAATGACATTTAGTGAACCAATTTTAATTACAGATTCAAGTAAGTTCGATGATATTATTCTAAAAAATAGCAGTGGGGACGATGTTGCTATTAATATTGATGTAAATAATGATACGATTGTAATAAAACCTACTAATCCTTTGAAATATAATACAAGTTATACCATTTTTATTAAATCAGGGGCCATTAAGGATAAGAATGGGAATGTTTTAAAAACATCCATAACATCAAAATTTACAACAACAGAACATACTCCGCCTAAAATAGTAAATACAACCCCTAAGGATGGAGAAAAAGGTATACAGACAAATGCTGTAATTAAAGTGATTTTTGATGAAAACATAAGAAAAAGTAGTAGATATGATGCTATAACGCTAAAAACAACGAAGGTGTCGGGAGGTAAATATATTGATATTAATGTTCCCATAGATAAAACAATATCAGGGAATACATTAATAATTAAACCTTTAAACGATTTGAGCCAATACAGCAAATATTATTATACAATACCTGCTGGAGCTGTAGAAGATTTAAATGGTAATACCTATGAAGGAACAAGAAACTATAAGTTTACGACTACTAAGGATAATATTTCTCCCGTTTTAAAATCAATTCTTCCAGTAAATGCAGCGAAGAATGTATCTGTGACTTCAAATATTACAATATCGTATAATGAAAATATTTATAAAAGCAGCAGATTTAGCGATATTGTATTAAAAACTTCAAATAATAAAGTTGTATCTACAAAGATACAGATAATAAATAATTCTCTTGTTATTGTACCTGTAAATAAACTTGATTATAATACAACATACTTTATTATAATCCCCTCTAAAGCTTTAAAGGATGCAGCAAATAATCAAGTAATAACAAGTTATAAATATAGTTTTACTACTGAAAAAGATACGGAAAAACCTTTTGTTAAGTCTGTTACAATAGATAAATATAACAATATATTAAGTATTGTATTTAATGAAAATATAGTTAAGAGTACAAATTTTAATAAGTTATTATTAAAAGATAGTACAGGTAATATTATTAAATTTGAATATAAAATAAGTGGGGATATACTTAATTTGAAGTTTATTGAAAAGAATATAAGTCAGGATAATATTTCTGTATTTATTCCTTCAAGTTCAGTAAAGGATTCAGTAGGTAATGAGATTGAAAAAGATTTTAATGCTATGTTTTTTATAAATTAA
- a CDS encoding TolC family protein, with the protein MKKYKYLIIILTTMIIYFFPQSVAYSITQNNDINLETLISNIKNKNMDIKLLDEQSSIYLKKSSDAIDDTTELDYQYKAADLQHQKKAKMQSLELEVKKSYYECNALKDEIALTNDSLNNLNKKIDMLKKKIDLGLAKDNDLSTYILQKSQIEATLYDLNNQLQQNLLNIKKICYIDINQDIDISQIQITFEPFDDNDIENKIKNSVEKSYDLSYKQNLYNLELKKYNESDINSDLIAVKQAEVNLSDAKPSREIELWTLYYNLKNLENNVYIEKINYENYINNYNISKIQYLNGQINALDLEDIRIAMEKQKISYQRSINSYMISKEEFENELNDIV; encoded by the coding sequence ATGAAAAAATATAAATATTTGATTATTATTCTGACAACAATGATAATTTATTTCTTTCCTCAATCTGTAGCCTATTCGATAACGCAAAATAATGATATAAATTTAGAGACACTTATTTCAAATATTAAAAATAAAAATATGGATATTAAATTACTAGATGAACAATCTTCTATATACCTTAAAAAAAGTTCTGATGCTATTGATGATACTACAGAATTAGATTATCAATATAAAGCTGCAGATTTACAGCATCAGAAAAAAGCTAAAATGCAATCATTAGAACTCGAAGTTAAAAAATCATATTATGAATGTAATGCATTAAAAGATGAAATTGCATTAACAAATGATAGTTTAAATAATTTGAATAAAAAAATAGACATGCTCAAAAAGAAAATTGACCTTGGCCTTGCAAAAGATAATGATTTGTCTACATATATATTGCAAAAATCACAAATTGAAGCAACTTTATATGATTTGAATAATCAACTTCAACAAAATTTACTTAATATTAAAAAGATATGTTATATAGATATCAATCAAGATATTGATATTTCACAAATACAAATTACTTTTGAACCCTTTGATGATAATGATATAGAAAATAAAATCAAAAATTCAGTTGAAAAAAGTTATGATTTATCATATAAACAAAATTTATATAACCTTGAATTAAAAAAATATAATGAATCAGACATAAATTCTGATTTAATTGCAGTTAAACAAGCAGAAGTTAATTTATCAGATGCTAAACCATCAAGAGAAATTGAGTTATGGACATTATATTATAATTTAAAGAATTTAGAAAATAACGTTTATATAGAAAAAATTAATTATGAAAACTACATAAATAATTATAATATTTCTAAAATCCAATATTTAAACGGACAAATTAATGCATTAGATTTAGAAGATATTCGTATTGCTATGGAAAAACAAAAAATTTCTTATCAAAGATCAATTAATTCTTATATGATTAGCAAAGAGGAATTTGAAAATGAGTTAAATGATATCGTATAA